A window of Flammeovirga kamogawensis genomic DNA:
GTACTTTAAAGAAACTTTAATCAAAAGAGTATAAAAAAACTATCTGATAATTAAACGATTATGAATGCATATTGTATTAGTGGATTAGGAGCGGATCAAAGAGTTTATAATGCTATAAATATTTCGGCTTCTAAAATACATTTAGAGTGGATTACTCCATTTAATGGAGAGTCTTTAGAAAAGTATGCTATTCGATTAGGTGAGTCAATTAATACTGAGGAAGATTTTATATTAATAGGAGTTAGCTTTGGTGGAACTATTGCACTTGAGATAGCAAAGTATTTACATCCGAAAAAAACATTTTTAATTTCTTCTATTGATACTTATGATCAATTACCAATTATATATAGAATGATTGGTGAAATTAAATTAATCTCCCTTCTTCCTGTAAGAATATTTAATATGCCTTATAGAATAGCTAAATTTCTGTTTGGTACTCGACAAAACATATTGAAATCAATTCTAAAAGATACTGATGCTACTTTTGTAAAGTGGGCGATTAATGCATTATTGACATGGAGAAATAAGGTAGTGCCAACCTCTATCTTTAAAATAAATGGGGATAAAGATCTTTTATTAAAAGCGAAATATTCTGACTTCACAATTAAAGGTGGACATCATTTTATGATAGTAGATAGAGGTAATGAAATAAGTACAATTATTAATAATGAACTTAGAAAATTGAAAGAGGTGAAGCTATAAATCATTATTCATAACTAACGATAATCATTAATAATGTGATCGAAATTGAACAAAGTGCATGATTATAGCACAATAAATAATTTATTTAGAATAAGAGTGTGAATGTTAACTATTTGATTATTATTATTTTATGAATTTGTGATTAAGATTTGATTAATAATAACTGTAAGTGTCAAATTACAAATGATTTTAATTAAAGAACTTAACTCTCTAATTAAAAAAATAGTTACACGTTAGTTATCAAGAAGGAATGTGTGTTTCACCAAACTTTCTTAGTTAGTCCTAAAAAAAAGAGGTAGTACATTAATAAAATAATGACTACCTCTTTTTATATCATTTAATGAAAGCTATTTAACCAACAGCTTCTTTAACTTCATCTCTTTCAACACGAAGATTATTGATAATGAATTTCTGACGGTCTTGAGTATTTTTACCCATATAGTACGTCAGTAAATCTTTTATATTACTATCCTCGCTTAAAATTACAGGATCAAGTCGAATATCTTCACCAATAAAACCACCAAATTCATCAGGAGAAATCTCTCCTAAACCCTTAAATCGAGTAATTTCAGGTTTATTACCTAAAGAATTTATAGCATTAACCCTTTCTTCGTCGCTATAACAATAGATTGTTTTTTTCTTGTTTCTAACTCTGAATAATGGAGTTTCGAGGATATAAATATGTCCTTTTTCTACCAAATCAGGGAAGAATTGTAAGAAGAAAGTTAAGATCAATAAGCGAATATGCATACCATCAACATCGGCATCTGTAGCAATTACCACTCTGTTGTAGCGTAATCCATCAATTCCGTCTTCAATATTTAAAGCATGTTGAAGTAAGTTAAACTCTTCATTTTCGTATACGATCTTTTTGGTAAGACCAAAAGAATTAAGAGGCTTACCCCTTAAACTAAATACGGCTTGGCTTTGTACATCACGAGATTTAGTGATACTACCACTCGCAGAATCCCCTTCGGTAATAAATAAAGTTGTACCTCTTTTGTTTTCTTCTTCGCCTTTTTTATCGTTGAAATGCAAACGACAATCTCTTAATTTTTTATTATGGAGGTTGGCTTTTTTGGCTCTCTCGTTTGCAATTTTCTTAACACCAGCAATCTCTTTACGTTCACGTTCCGATTGTTGGATTCGTTTTAGTAATGCTTGAGCAACTTCTGTATTTCTGTGTAAGAAATCATCTAAAACTTTATGAACATACTCGTTTACAAAAGTACGCATAGTAGGTCCATCAGGTGCAACATGTGTTGATCCTAACTTAGTTTTAGTTTGAGATTCAAAAACAGGTTCTTGAACTCTAACAGAAACAGCGGCAATAATTGATGCTCTTATATCAGCTGCATCAAAGTTTTTACCAAAGAAATCACGAACAGTTTTTACAATAGCCTCACGGAAAGCAGATAAATGTGTACCCCCTTGTGTTGTATTCTGACCATTCACAAAAGAATGGTAGTTTTCTCCGTATTGATTAGCATGTGTGAACGCAAACTCAATATCCTCACCTTTAAAGTGAATAATAGGATACCTTAGTTGTTCTGCATTTGTTTTTCTTTCTAATAAATCGCGTAAACCATTTTTAGAAAGGAAAGTTTTTTGATTTAATTTTAGTGTTAAACCTGCATTTAAATAGGCGTAGTTCCAAAATAAATCATCTAAATAATCTGGTAAAAAACGGTAGTTTTTAAATATCGTAGGATCTGGTTTAAAGTAAACCGTAGTACCATTTTTTTCTTTAGTAGAAGTGATTGGATAATCTTTAAGAAGTTTACCTGCTTCAAATTCTGCTACTTTTATTTCTCCATTCCTTACAGAAGAAGCTCTAAAAAAATTAGATAGTGCATTTACTGCTTTTGTACCTACACCATTTAGACCAACTGATTTTTGGAATGCATTTGAGTCGTATTTTGCACCTGTATTGATTTTTGATACACAATCAATCACTTTACCAAGTGGAATACCTCTTCCATAATCTTTAACAAGTACGGCACCTTCATCAACGGTTACGTCAATTTGTTTACCGAAACCCATCATATGTTCGTCAATACTGTTATCTACAACCTCTTTAACAAGTACATAGATACCATCGTCAGGAGCTGATCCATCTCCTAACTTACCAATGTACATACCAGGGCGTAGACGAATATGTTCACGAGGGTCTAGTGATTTAATACTACTCTCGTCGTAATTATTTGTTGTATCTGCCATAGTTCGTTATCCTTTCTTCACAATTATAGTTTTTAAATTAAACAATAGGAATTTAAAACGGTTAATTTGTCTTATTTTTTGACAAAATAAGATAGGAATCATCAAAAAATAACCAATTAAGTAATTATCCTACACGTTTAATTACTACAAGTCTGTCTTTCCAGTAAGGAGAATAAGCAACCTCTTTTACACCATCTTTAGAAGAAGTATAAATGAAGTTAAAGCCTTGTGCAGTTTTTTTAGTGATAATACCAGACATAGTTACTTGGTTACTACCTTTGTTTGCACTAAAAAAAACTAAGTCTCCAGCTTCTACTTTATCTGCAGGAACCTGTTGTCCTTGTCTAGATTGTTCTCTACTAATACGAGATAATTGTACACCAGCAGCTTTCCACGCAAGCATTGTGAGTGCACTAGCATCCATTCCATCTTTTGTTACACCACCAGATTTGTAAGGAACACCAATAAATGTACGTGCTGTTTTTACAGCTTGTTCTGCTTTTTCGTTTTGTTCGGAAACAACACTTTTTACTTCATTTGTAGGAGATGAAGTTGTAGAATCGCTTTTGTTTGAATCACCACTGTTATCGCAAGAGAAGAGTAAGCCAGTTAAGCTAAGACCAAGAAGTGTTTTGATAATAAAATGTCGAGTCATATTTTTAAATTGGTATGAAAAACTTTAATTCTTCATAAGCTATTAATTTTTTGTGATTCGATCAACATTTTAAGGAGAACAAGATAGGAAACAAGGTATTAATCCAATCTCCTTGCTAGTTTATAGTATTTTTTCCAATAAACATCAGAAAGTTCGCTTTGCATTACACCATGACTTGTACTTGCATGGATAAAATATTTTTTTCCGTTTTTTACAGCAGAGATCATTCCTACATGCTTGATATTAGAAGTACCAGGCCCACTAAAAAATACCAAATCACCAGGTTTTAAATTACTAAAAGGAACATATTTACCTTCTTTTGCTTGTTGATAAGAAGCACGAGGTAATGTAACATTGGCGGCTTGCCATGAAACGCACATCAAGCCAGAACAATCAATACCTTTTTTAGACATATTTCCATAATCATATTTTACGCCTTCATAAGTCCATGCTGTTTTTAAAGCAGCTTGAACTTTGTTGCTTACATTTTTTGGTGTTTTTACAGGGGCAGCAGCAACCTGAGAAGCAGTAGTTGTGCCTTGTTGTTGGCTAGGGGTAGTTGTTCCTCCTAACTCAGCAACACGTTGTTGTTTTTTCTGTTGCAATTTATCCTGACGTGTAGAATAAGTATAGTTTTTACCATACTGACACGATTGTAAAACGGTAGTAACTAACGTAAAAAATAATAGGCTTATAAAAACAGTGCTCTTTTTCATGATCAGAAAGTAAAAAACAGTAGGTGATGATAATTTAAAGTACATCTATTTCTACAAAATATACAAGATAATAAAGGGTTATTGGGTATATAATTGTACTTAAGACAGAATATCATCAATAAAATTTTATTTAAATATATAATATACAGAGGGAAAAAGTAGAATAAAAAGGGAATAAAATAAAAGCCCTCTTAGAATTTGTCTTCTAAGAGGGCCTTTTCTAAAAGGGTTAAAACACTAAATAAGTGAAAGTGCTTCGCAAGTTTTTCGAGCGGCATCTTGTTCAGCTTTTTTCTTGCTGTAACCAGAACCTAAGGCTTGCAATTCGTCATCAATTAATAAATTAACTTTAAACTGCTTACCGTCTTTTCCTCCTTGCTTTGAAATAGTAAATTCAACGACTTTACTATTTTTTTGAGCCCACTCAATAATGAGACTTTTAAAATTGGTAGTGGTTTCAATTATTTCTTCAATGTCATAATGTTGCATCAATAAACTATGAATGATGAAACGACGTGTAAAATGAAACCCTAAGTCTAAATAAACTGCACCAATAAAGGCCTCCATTGCATCGCCATAGATTGACTTATGACTTAATGCTGAATTTTTACGACCTTCAAAAGCAACCATTTGGCTTAGACCAATTTTAACTGCTAGCCTATTTAACGATTCTCTATTTACAATACGAGAACGAATTTCTGTAAGGAAACCTTCATCTTTATAAGGGTATCTCTTGAAAAGATATTCGGCTACGACAGATCCTAAAACTGCATCTCCTAAATATTCTAACCTTTCATTAGATTCCTTAAAACCTTTTACCGCACCACTTTCAAAAGCAACAGAGGTATGTTGCATTGCAAGATGATACAATTTAATATTGTAAGGTTTTCTACCGATGATTCGTTTAATTACTTCGGCTAATTTAGTCTCCTGCTCATTATAAGGTGTGACCCATCTCTTTAAGAGTTTTCCTAAAATCATAGATAGGTATTAAAATCTCGATAAAGTTCGAGGAGTAAAATTTGATACCTCAAAAATGTAAAAAATATCTAAAAACATCTACATTTTTTTGTAATTCTTTTTGTTGAAAAAGGATTATTATCAAGAATTTAATACACAATCAGTATTAATTACATTAAGAGAGGGTAATAGTGGAATGTATAAGCAGAATCTTTAGAAGTAAATAGGTAATTAGTATGGGTAGTAGAATAGTAATGGTTGATTCTAGAGAAAAGTAAAGCAATAAAAAAACCCGATAGATGAACTAACGGGTTTATATTTTTATTAAGTAAAAGTTAATTTACTCAGCGTATTTCTTAAATACCATAGAGAAGTTATGACCTCCAAAACCAAATGTATTTGATAAAGCAATATCAACATTACGTTCTTGTGCTTTATTAAATGTTAGGTTTAATTTAGGATCTAAATTCTCATCAGGAGTTTCGAAGTTGATTGTTGGAGGGATAATACCTTTTTCAATCGACATTAAACATGCTAAAGCTTCTACTGCACCTGCAGCACCTAAAAGGTGACCAGTCATAGATTTTGTAGAAGAAATATTTATATCGTATGCTTTCTCTCCGAATACCTTTTTGATTGCGTTCACTTCTCCAATATCACCAAGTGGTGTAGAAGTACCATGAACGTTGATGTAATCTACATCTTCTGGTTTTAAACCAGCATCTTTAAGTGCTTCTTGCATTACACGGCTAGAACCTTCGCCCTCTGGATGAGGAGCAGTCATGTGGTAAGCATCAGCAGTCATTCCACCACCAATTACTTCACCGTAAATTTTAGCACCTCTAGCTTTTGCGTGTTCTAACTCTTCAAAGATAAAACCACCAGCACCTTCACCAAGAACAAAACCATCTCTAGTTGCGTCAAAAGGTCTAGAAGCTGTCTCAGGAGAATCATTACGTGTTGATAATGCTCTTAAAGCATTAAAACCACCAATACCAGCTTCACATACAGCTGCTTCAGATCCACCTGTTACAAACAAGTCAGAAATACCAAAACGGATGTAGTTAAAAGCATCAATCATAGCATTCGTTGCAGAAGCACATGCAGATACAGTTGTGAAGTTAGGTCCTTTTAATCCCCAAATCATAGAAATATGACCAGGAATCAAATCAGGAATCATTTTAGGAATAAAGAAAGGGTTAAACCTTGGAGTACCATCTCCTTGTCCGAAAGCAACGCATTCGTCTTGGAAAGATTTAAGTCCACCAATACCAGACCCCCAA
This region includes:
- a CDS encoding C40 family peptidase, whose protein sequence is MKKSTVFISLLFFTLVTTVLQSCQYGKNYTYSTRQDKLQQKKQQRVAELGGTTTPSQQQGTTTASQVAAAPVKTPKNVSNKVQAALKTAWTYEGVKYDYGNMSKKGIDCSGLMCVSWQAANVTLPRASYQQAKEGKYVPFSNLKPGDLVFFSGPGTSNIKHVGMISAVKNGKKYFIHASTSHGVMQSELSDVYWKKYYKLARRLD
- a CDS encoding alpha/beta hydrolase yields the protein MNAYCISGLGADQRVYNAINISASKIHLEWITPFNGESLEKYAIRLGESINTEEDFILIGVSFGGTIALEIAKYLHPKKTFLISSIDTYDQLPIIYRMIGEIKLISLLPVRIFNMPYRIAKFLFGTRQNILKSILKDTDATFVKWAINALLTWRNKVVPTSIFKINGDKDLLLKAKYSDFTIKGGHHFMIVDRGNEISTIINNELRKLKEVKL
- a CDS encoding C40 family peptidase, which translates into the protein MTRHFIIKTLLGLSLTGLLFSCDNSGDSNKSDSTTSSPTNEVKSVVSEQNEKAEQAVKTARTFIGVPYKSGGVTKDGMDASALTMLAWKAAGVQLSRISREQSRQGQQVPADKVEAGDLVFFSANKGSNQVTMSGIITKKTAQGFNFIYTSSKDGVKEVAYSPYWKDRLVVIKRVG
- the fabF gene encoding beta-ketoacyl-ACP synthase II; translated protein: MNARRVVITGIGALTPLGNTVEEYWTNLAKGVSGSAPITKFDASKFKTQFACEVKDFVATDYINRKDIRKMDLVSQYGVAVAKQAIEDSGIDLEKVDRNRFGVIWGSGIGGLKSFQDECVAFGQGDGTPRFNPFFIPKMIPDLIPGHISMIWGLKGPNFTTVSACASATNAMIDAFNYIRFGISDLFVTGGSEAAVCEAGIGGFNALRALSTRNDSPETASRPFDATRDGFVLGEGAGGFIFEELEHAKARGAKIYGEVIGGGMTADAYHMTAPHPEGEGSSRVMQEALKDAGLKPEDVDYINVHGTSTPLGDIGEVNAIKKVFGEKAYDINISSTKSMTGHLLGAAGAVEALACLMSIEKGIIPPTINFETPDENLDPKLNLTFNKAQERNVDIALSNTFGFGGHNFSMVFKKYAE
- the rnc gene encoding ribonuclease III; its protein translation is MILGKLLKRWVTPYNEQETKLAEVIKRIIGRKPYNIKLYHLAMQHTSVAFESGAVKGFKESNERLEYLGDAVLGSVVAEYLFKRYPYKDEGFLTEIRSRIVNRESLNRLAVKIGLSQMVAFEGRKNSALSHKSIYGDAMEAFIGAVYLDLGFHFTRRFIIHSLLMQHYDIEEIIETTTNFKSLIIEWAQKNSKVVEFTISKQGGKDGKQFKVNLLIDDELQALGSGYSKKKAEQDAARKTCEALSLI
- a CDS encoding DNA topoisomerase IV subunit B, encoding MADTTNNYDESSIKSLDPREHIRLRPGMYIGKLGDGSAPDDGIYVLVKEVVDNSIDEHMMGFGKQIDVTVDEGAVLVKDYGRGIPLGKVIDCVSKINTGAKYDSNAFQKSVGLNGVGTKAVNALSNFFRASSVRNGEIKVAEFEAGKLLKDYPITSTKEKNGTTVYFKPDPTIFKNYRFLPDYLDDLFWNYAYLNAGLTLKLNQKTFLSKNGLRDLLERKTNAEQLRYPIIHFKGEDIEFAFTHANQYGENYHSFVNGQNTTQGGTHLSAFREAIVKTVRDFFGKNFDAADIRASIIAAVSVRVQEPVFESQTKTKLGSTHVAPDGPTMRTFVNEYVHKVLDDFLHRNTEVAQALLKRIQQSERERKEIAGVKKIANERAKKANLHNKKLRDCRLHFNDKKGEEENKRGTTLFITEGDSASGSITKSRDVQSQAVFSLRGKPLNSFGLTKKIVYENEEFNLLQHALNIEDGIDGLRYNRVVIATDADVDGMHIRLLILTFFLQFFPDLVEKGHIYILETPLFRVRNKKKTIYCYSDEERVNAINSLGNKPEITRFKGLGEISPDEFGGFIGEDIRLDPVILSEDSNIKDLLTYYMGKNTQDRQKFIINNLRVERDEVKEAVG